One genomic window of Deltaproteobacteria bacterium includes the following:
- a CDS encoding PilZ domain-containing protein — protein MNSAFFEGEALQQTLESMVAERARAELSSTGYGDFALVRLMKLTPEGILVFPQQIELAKDLIALRGAIVIRLVWQNAFYEFQSAIEQWVDVERGEVFIKAPTRIDRIQRRDSYRVGPSIANPINILAFGKRRGKDIASLVVFNISLSGICVLFRQTPEFHLGETIDQIEVQLAKCGTIRISGEIRRIHAGSEKYVEVGIRFQTFSPGAKNALAQYMLARQREDLSRRL, from the coding sequence GTGAACTCGGCGTTCTTCGAGGGCGAAGCCCTTCAGCAGACGCTCGAGTCCATGGTGGCGGAGCGGGCGCGCGCGGAGTTGTCGTCCACGGGATACGGCGATTTCGCGCTCGTGCGCCTGATGAAACTCACGCCGGAAGGCATCCTCGTTTTTCCGCAACAGATCGAGCTCGCCAAGGACCTCATCGCCCTGCGCGGGGCGATCGTGATCCGCCTCGTCTGGCAGAACGCATTCTACGAATTCCAGTCGGCCATCGAGCAGTGGGTGGACGTGGAGCGAGGCGAGGTTTTCATCAAGGCTCCGACACGAATCGATCGCATTCAGCGGCGCGACAGCTATCGCGTCGGCCCGTCGATCGCCAATCCGATCAACATCCTCGCGTTCGGAAAGCGTCGGGGGAAGGACATCGCGTCCCTCGTGGTCTTCAATATCAGCCTTTCGGGGATCTGCGTGCTCTTCCGCCAGACCCCGGAATTTCATCTGGGAGAGACAATCGACCAAATCGAAGTCCAGCTCGCGAAGTGCGGAACGATCCGGATTTCCGGCGAGATTCGTCGCATCCACGCGGGGTCGGAGAAGTACGTCGAGGTGGGGATTCGATTCCAGACGTTTTCGCCGGGCGCGAAGAACGCGCTCGCCCAGTACATGCTCGCCCGTCAGCGCGAGGATCTGAGTCGAAGGCTTTGA
- a CDS encoding NAD+ synthase, with protein MTVRVACAQINPVVGAVPANRDRILEYLARARDAGADLVLFPELAIAGYPPEDLLLKPHFVDLCERALADIAAEARGIVAVVGTPILDQDVYNAAAVCADGEVGLVYKKVHLPNYGVFDERRYFHAGESADVITLRGEGFGLTICEDIWVTDGPYVDAAVTGRASAILNISASPFHARKTEQRERMLRQRAVDNGVFVVFCNLVGGQDELVFDGVSCVIDVEGNVVARAAAFEEHLLVTDLDLERASHGRLRDPRHRDASPARRAHAAPVRTTPVPVVGSRPAPPVAPVVEAIPDTTDLLLRALTTGVGDYVRKNGFTSALIGISGGVDSALVAAIACRALGTEHVWGVFMPSRFSSDDSREDSEQLAATLGFRLSTVPIEDAFHAFGDVLRPVMENRPPNTTEENIQARIRGVILMALSNQFGHLVLATGNKSEMSVGYATLYGDMCGAFAPIKDVAKTRVYDLCRRFNGQAGSEVIPARILTKAPTAELRENQKDSDSLPEYAVLDEILEMYVEEELSLGQMVERGVDRETASWVIRQVGRSEYKRRQAAPGVKITPLAFGKDRRLPITEGFGRFEAGERDGGE; from the coding sequence ATGACGGTGCGGGTCGCGTGCGCGCAGATCAACCCGGTGGTGGGCGCCGTTCCGGCAAATCGCGACCGCATTCTGGAGTACCTGGCGCGCGCGCGCGATGCCGGGGCGGATCTCGTGCTGTTTCCCGAGCTCGCCATCGCCGGATACCCGCCCGAGGACCTGCTGCTCAAACCGCATTTCGTGGACCTGTGCGAGCGCGCGCTCGCTGACATCGCGGCCGAGGCACGCGGAATCGTCGCCGTCGTCGGTACGCCGATCCTCGATCAGGACGTCTATAACGCGGCGGCGGTCTGCGCCGACGGCGAGGTCGGCCTGGTCTACAAAAAGGTCCATCTGCCGAACTACGGCGTCTTCGACGAACGTCGGTATTTCCACGCGGGCGAGTCCGCGGACGTCATCACGCTGCGCGGCGAGGGATTCGGGCTCACGATCTGCGAGGACATCTGGGTGACCGACGGTCCCTATGTGGACGCGGCGGTCACGGGTCGCGCGAGCGCGATCCTCAACATCTCCGCTTCGCCGTTTCATGCGCGCAAGACCGAGCAGCGCGAGCGCATGCTGCGCCAGCGCGCGGTGGACAACGGCGTCTTCGTCGTGTTCTGCAACCTTGTGGGTGGTCAGGACGAACTTGTCTTCGATGGCGTGTCGTGCGTGATCGATGTCGAGGGAAACGTCGTGGCCCGCGCGGCGGCGTTTGAGGAACACCTGCTCGTGACCGATCTCGACCTGGAGCGCGCCAGCCACGGACGCCTTCGCGATCCACGTCATCGCGACGCGTCCCCCGCGCGGCGAGCGCACGCGGCGCCGGTGAGGACGACGCCGGTTCCCGTGGTGGGCTCGCGGCCCGCCCCGCCGGTTGCTCCCGTCGTGGAGGCGATTCCTGACACGACGGATCTGCTGCTCCGCGCTCTCACGACCGGCGTGGGCGACTACGTGCGGAAAAACGGTTTCACGAGCGCGCTCATCGGCATCTCGGGCGGGGTCGACTCGGCGCTCGTGGCCGCCATCGCCTGCCGCGCGCTGGGGACGGAGCACGTCTGGGGCGTGTTCATGCCGAGCCGATTTTCGTCGGACGACTCGCGCGAGGATTCGGAGCAACTTGCGGCGACGCTGGGTTTTCGCCTCTCGACTGTTCCGATCGAGGATGCGTTTCACGCGTTCGGCGATGTGCTTCGCCCGGTCATGGAAAACCGCCCGCCGAATACCACCGAAGAAAACATTCAGGCACGAATTCGAGGCGTGATCCTGATGGCGCTCTCCAATCAGTTCGGCCATCTGGTGCTCGCGACGGGAAACAAGAGCGAAATGAGCGTGGGATACGCGACCCTTTACGGCGACATGTGCGGCGCGTTCGCCCCGATCAAGGACGTCGCGAAGACACGCGTGTACGACCTGTGCCGCCGATTCAATGGGCAGGCCGGTTCCGAGGTCATCCCCGCGCGAATTCTCACGAAGGCGCCCACGGCGGAACTTCGCGAGAATCAGAAGGACTCGGACTCGCTGCCCGAATACGCGGTGCTCGACGAGATCCTGGAGATGTACGTCGAGGAAGAACTCTCGCTCGGTCAGATGGTCGAGCGCGGCGTCGATCGCGAAACCGCATCGTGGGTGATTCGTCAGGTCGGCCGAAGCGAGTATAAGCGCCGGCAGGCCGCGCCCGGCGTGAAGATCACTCCGCTCGCGTTCGGCAAGGATCGCCGTCTGCCCATCACCGAAGGATTCGGCCGTTTCGAGGCGGGCGAACGGGACGGCGGCGAGTGA